One Chitinispirillum alkaliphilum genomic region harbors:
- a CDS encoding Adenosylcobinamide-phosphate synthase, with amino-acid sequence MSLTPLLYMHPLSLIIAVFLDLLLGDPRWLPHPIRWIGSLITAFDKSLFPSKRNGKKEFFRGVYLWLLVIVTTASLTSLLLFLGKALHIRFVLEIIIAFYCLSARSLSKESMKVLTHLRNGEIVRARYQLSTIVGRDTEKLGEEQIIRATVETVGENITDGIIAPLFYLAIGGPVLGLVYKAISTMDSMIGYKNSRYKNFGTCSARADDLFNFVPARLTGFLLIPFAALICRLNWRQSIYIALRDRKKHQSPNSAHGESAVAGALGIQLGGVSTYGGVESQKPFLGDRLRPLCLTDIVCVNTILFCATIFSSLLATSWLIFRGIK; translated from the coding sequence ATGAGTTTGACGCCCCTATTATATATGCACCCGTTAAGTCTGATAATAGCTGTCTTTCTTGATCTGCTTCTTGGTGACCCCCGCTGGCTGCCACACCCAATAAGATGGATTGGGTCTCTTATAACCGCATTTGACAAATCCCTATTCCCCTCCAAAAGAAACGGCAAAAAAGAGTTTTTCCGGGGTGTTTACTTATGGCTACTGGTAATAGTTACTACAGCTTCATTAACCAGTCTGCTTCTCTTTTTGGGTAAAGCGTTACACATTCGTTTTGTATTAGAAATTATAATTGCATTTTACTGTTTATCTGCTCGTTCTCTCTCTAAGGAATCAATGAAAGTTTTGACTCATTTAAGAAACGGGGAGATAGTAAGAGCTCGTTATCAACTTTCTACCATTGTGGGCCGAGATACAGAAAAGCTCGGGGAAGAGCAGATAATCAGAGCAACGGTAGAGACTGTTGGGGAAAATATTACCGATGGTATAATTGCACCACTGTTTTACCTCGCTATCGGTGGACCTGTTTTAGGTCTTGTCTACAAGGCCATTAGCACAATGGACTCGATGATCGGTTATAAGAATAGCAGATATAAAAATTTTGGCACCTGTTCAGCCAGAGCAGATGATCTTTTTAACTTTGTGCCGGCGCGCCTTACTGGGTTTTTGTTAATACCTTTTGCTGCTCTGATTTGTCGTTTAAACTGGCGGCAATCAATTTATATAGCGTTAAGAGACCGGAAGAAACATCAAAGTCCAAATTCTGCACATGGTGAATCGGCTGTTGCAGGAGCGCTTGGTATTCAGTTAGGGGGAGTTTCAACTTACGGCGGAGTAGAGTCACAAAAACCTTTTCTTGGAGACAGGCTCAGACCACTCTGTTTGACTGATATCGTTTGTGTCAATACAATTCTTTTTTGTGCGACTATTTTTTCATCCCTTCTGGCAACAAGCTGGCTGATATTCAGAGGGATAAAATGA
- a CDS encoding periplasmic binding protein: protein MRKHKIADRIVSLAPSVTETLYALGLSGHLCARTDFCDWPDKVHTLPSVGGFSSCDMNNIMKFDPDLVIGTPLHENLLRTIKTSGVRTVSIPAYPVFEAPETIRCVGRAIDAPDAADKLAVEIQKKIMSIKEQALQLIPKSVCYLCNIECPSWFCCPIAESITYLNCNNVGRDTYGQAGRENVLKSIVNEKPDLILMAKCKKCRSLCVDYLLESDNILSYYIESNKPKLVDFNSKLLGRSGPRAALALSILADAIYGREWESE, encoded by the coding sequence ATGAGAAAACATAAAATTGCTGATAGAATAGTCTCTCTTGCGCCCTCAGTAACAGAAACCCTTTACGCTTTGGGATTGAGTGGCCATCTGTGTGCGAGAACAGATTTTTGTGACTGGCCTGATAAGGTGCATACCCTACCCTCTGTTGGCGGATTTTCATCCTGCGATATGAATAACATCATGAAATTTGATCCTGATCTGGTAATCGGTACTCCTCTTCATGAAAATTTGCTCAGAACGATAAAGACGTCTGGTGTTAGAACTGTATCAATTCCTGCTTACCCGGTTTTTGAAGCTCCAGAAACAATCAGATGTGTAGGAAGAGCTATTGATGCTCCTGATGCTGCAGATAAGCTGGCAGTGGAAATCCAAAAAAAGATTATGAGCATCAAAGAACAGGCACTCCAGTTAATTCCTAAGAGTGTTTGTTACCTTTGCAATATTGAATGTCCCTCCTGGTTTTGCTGTCCGATTGCAGAATCGATAACTTATCTTAATTGTAACAATGTTGGGAGAGATACATACGGACAGGCTGGCAGAGAAAATGTGCTGAAGTCGATAGTGAATGAAAAACCGGATCTGATTCTAATGGCAAAATGTAAAAAATGTCGCTCTCTTTGCGTGGATTATCTTTTAGAAAGTGACAATATTCTTTCATATTACATTGAAAGTAATAAACCGAAACTGGTTGATTTCAACTCCAAACTACTTGGAAGGTCAGGGCCCCGTGCAGCACTTGCACTCAGTATACTGGCAGACGCAATTTATGGCAGAGAGTGGGAATCTGAATAA
- a CDS encoding cobinamide adenolsyltransferase has translation MKGYLQVYTGNGKGKTTAAIGLAIRACGAGVPVLFSQFVKGQRYSEIGALQRYSDLITIKQYGRGCFIEREAQKEDIDAAQRGLEELKNIFQSGEYKLIILDEANIAMFYKLFTVDELLELINSRKPDCEVVVTGRYAPQKLIEAADLVTEMKEIKHYYTSGVEARKGIEC, from the coding sequence ATGAAAGGTTATCTTCAGGTTTATACAGGTAACGGGAAAGGAAAAACGACCGCAGCCATAGGGCTGGCAATCAGGGCTTGCGGAGCAGGTGTGCCGGTTTTGTTTTCTCAGTTTGTAAAAGGACAAAGGTACAGTGAAATAGGGGCACTCCAGAGATACAGCGACCTGATTACCATAAAACAATATGGCAGAGGATGCTTTATTGAACGTGAAGCACAGAAAGAGGATATCGATGCCGCACAGAGAGGATTAGAAGAGCTTAAGAACATTTTCCAATCTGGCGAGTATAAATTAATTATTCTCGATGAAGCCAATATTGCAATGTTCTATAAACTATTTACAGTTGATGAGCTTCTTGAACTGATTAACAGCCGAAAACCAGATTGCGAGGTGGTTGTAACCGGACGTTATGCACCACAGAAACTAATTGAGGCTGCAGATCTGGTGACTGAAATGAAAGAGATAAAACATTACTATACATCGGGAGTAGAGGCGAGAAAAGGCATTGAGTGCTGA
- a CDS encoding xylose isomerase: MSADMTKMKYPFHLGTTSYIIPDNILPNVREISPLVDDIELVLFESPEISNIPSSEEIKELADLGARNDCGYTVHLPIDKKAGAAEDSERIGFCDAAKKIIERTLPLSPRAWILHLEGIKSSDSETQVGDWVQRCDRTVTSLMELIGKPSKIAIENLGYPWHWHRGLAIKHGASLCCDVGHLWAYFANDWQVQLEEMLPHTSVIHLHGFNGEKDHVSLACGNQDHIELFFDKIKKANYRGVVTLEIFNQTDFSESVDMVAKIWEKLS, translated from the coding sequence TTGAGTGCTGATATGACAAAAATGAAATATCCTTTTCACCTTGGAACAACTTCATACATTATACCGGATAATATTCTGCCCAATGTAAGGGAGATCTCTCCGCTTGTCGATGATATAGAGCTGGTACTTTTTGAATCACCGGAAATTTCCAATATTCCTTCATCCGAAGAAATAAAAGAGCTTGCAGATCTGGGAGCAAGAAATGATTGTGGGTACACGGTTCATCTTCCCATAGATAAAAAGGCCGGTGCTGCAGAAGACAGTGAAAGAATAGGGTTCTGTGATGCAGCTAAAAAAATAATAGAACGTACTTTGCCTCTTTCACCCCGGGCCTGGATACTTCATCTCGAAGGTATTAAAAGTTCTGACTCTGAAACACAGGTCGGGGATTGGGTGCAAAGGTGTGATCGGACGGTAACATCGTTAATGGAACTCATAGGTAAACCCTCTAAAATAGCGATAGAAAATCTGGGGTACCCCTGGCATTGGCATCGTGGACTTGCTATAAAGCACGGGGCATCACTTTGCTGTGATGTAGGACATCTGTGGGCGTATTTTGCGAACGATTGGCAAGTGCAGCTGGAAGAAATGTTACCGCACACAAGTGTGATCCATTTGCACGGGTTTAATGGTGAGAAGGATCATGTGTCCCTTGCTTGCGGAAATCAGGATCATATTGAATTGTTTTTTGACAAAATAAAAAAGGCAAACTACCGTGGAGTGGTTACTCTGGAAATCTTTAACCAAACCGATTTTTCTGAGTCGGTCGATATGGTGGCGAAAATATGGGAAAAATTGTCCTGA